A single region of the Erythrobacter sp. genome encodes:
- a CDS encoding P-II family nitrogen regulator: protein MKKIEAIIKPFKLDEVKEALHEIGVSGITVTEVQGFGRQKGHTELYRGAEYVVDFLPKKKLEVVVPDDQAARVVEAIAAAAKTGRIGDGKIFVSTIDSALRIRTGETDDDAI, encoded by the coding sequence GTGAAAAAGATCGAGGCGATCATAAAGCCCTTCAAGCTCGACGAGGTGAAGGAGGCGCTGCACGAAATCGGCGTATCCGGCATCACCGTCACCGAAGTCCAGGGCTTCGGCCGGCAGAAGGGCCACACCGAACTCTATCGCGGCGCCGAATACGTCGTCGATTTCCTGCCCAAGAAAAAACTCGAAGTCGTCGTCCCCGACGACCAGGCCGCGCGCGTGGTCGAAGCGATCGCGGCAGCGGCAAAAACGGGGCGCATCGGCGACGGCAAGATTTTCGTCAGCACGATCGATTCCGCCCTGCGCATCCGCACCGGGGAGACCGATGACGATGCGATCTAG
- the argC gene encoding N-acetyl-gamma-glutamyl-phosphate reductase, whose amino-acid sequence MTHQVFIDGAAGTTGLEIRERLAGREEFDLIVLDDAQRKDEAARREALHEADIAILCLPDEAAREAVKLAEGSDTRIIDASSAHRVAEGWTYGFPEIIGHEKIAKARLVSNPGCYPTGFLALVAPLAKAGLLPSDWPYTVNAVSGYSGGGNALIARFEAQPDIAFRAYGLQLGHKHLAEMRAFASLSFEPVFSPSVIPAHRGMVVDVPIPAPLLNDRNSAPMLESELASVYADSAIVTVLQYPDQPNEILLSRDAEPWDGMELAVFDGGPESGQARLVARLDNLGKGASGAAIQNLNIMCGLPETAGLRL is encoded by the coding sequence TTGACCCACCAGGTCTTCATCGACGGGGCGGCAGGCACGACTGGCCTCGAAATCCGCGAGCGGCTCGCGGGCCGCGAGGAATTCGACCTGATCGTGCTCGATGACGCGCAGCGCAAGGACGAGGCCGCGCGGCGCGAGGCGTTGCACGAAGCCGACATCGCGATCCTGTGCCTGCCCGACGAGGCCGCGCGCGAGGCGGTGAAGCTGGCCGAGGGCTCCGACACCCGGATCATCGACGCCTCCAGCGCGCACCGCGTGGCGGAGGGGTGGACTTATGGGTTCCCGGAAATCATCGGGCACGAGAAGATCGCCAAGGCGCGTCTGGTCAGCAATCCGGGGTGCTACCCCACCGGCTTCCTCGCGCTCGTCGCGCCGCTTGCGAAGGCGGGGCTGCTGCCGAGCGACTGGCCTTACACGGTCAATGCGGTGAGCGGGTACTCGGGCGGAGGCAATGCGCTTATCGCGCGGTTCGAAGCCCAGCCCGACATCGCCTTTCGCGCCTACGGGCTTCAGCTGGGGCACAAACACCTCGCGGAAATGCGGGCCTTTGCCAGTCTTTCATTCGAACCCGTATTCTCGCCCAGCGTCATCCCGGCGCACCGGGGCATGGTGGTCGACGTGCCGATCCCGGCCCCACTGCTGAATGACCGAAATTCGGCGCCTATGCTCGAGAGCGAATTGGCGAGCGTCTATGCGGACAGCGCCATTGTCACCGTGCTTCAATACCCCGACCAGCCGAACGAGATCCTGCTGAGCCGCGATGCCGAGCCCTGGGACGGGATGGAACTGGCCGTGTTCGATGGCGGCCCCGAGAGCGGGCAGGCCCGTCTTGTCGCCCGGCTCGACAATCTTGGTAAGGGCGCTTCCGGCGCGGCGATCCAGAACCTCAACATCATGTGCGGCCTTCCCGAAACCGCGGGATTGCGCCTGTGA
- a CDS encoding heme exporter protein CcmB — protein MIGALLRRDLAKFLPFTGSGAALPLVFFVAVAMLYPFAVGPDATLLARTGGGVVWIAALLAAILPLDRLVAEDIELGVFDQLRLRGVSEEVIMAVRLLAHWLSFGPPLVLATFPAAALLALEGPALHLLLLGLLAGTPGLAAIGLIIAALTASLRSGAALSGLLLVPLALPILIFGAGALARQDPASLGFVGAASLLLVAIAPFAAGAAIRAAREN, from the coding sequence GTGATCGGCGCGCTGCTCCGCCGCGACCTTGCGAAGTTCCTGCCTTTCACGGGGAGCGGGGCGGCGCTGCCGCTCGTCTTCTTCGTCGCGGTCGCCATGCTCTATCCCTTCGCCGTGGGGCCGGATGCGACCCTGCTCGCGCGGACCGGCGGGGGCGTGGTGTGGATCGCCGCCCTGCTCGCCGCGATCCTGCCATTGGACCGGCTGGTGGCGGAGGACATCGAGCTTGGCGTGTTCGACCAGTTGCGCCTGCGGGGCGTGTCGGAGGAGGTCATCATGGCGGTGCGCCTGCTCGCCCACTGGCTCAGTTTCGGTCCGCCGTTGGTGCTGGCGACCTTCCCCGCCGCCGCGCTTCTGGCGCTCGAAGGGCCGGCGCTGCACCTGCTGCTGCTCGGCCTGCTCGCGGGAACGCCGGGGTTGGCGGCAATCGGCCTCATCATCGCCGCGCTGACCGCTTCGCTGCGCAGCGGAGCCGCGCTGTCGGGGCTGCTGCTGGTCCCGCTGGCCCTGCCCATCCTCATTTTCGGAGCGGGCGCACTGGCGCGTCAGGACCCGGCGAGCCTCGGCTTCGTTGGTGCGGCAAGCCTGCTGCTGGTCGCCATCGCCCCCTTCGCGGCCGGAGCCGCCATTCGCGCCGCGAGGGAGAACTGA
- a CDS encoding 4a-hydroxytetrahydrobiopterin dehydratase: protein MAVSELDENDRKALLKDHPEWELINDGKAIRRTFQFADFSEAWGFMSRVALIAEAQDHHPEWFNVYAKVEITLTTHDADGLSVRDATMARAIDRLV from the coding sequence ATGGCCGTATCCGAACTCGACGAGAACGACCGCAAGGCGCTTTTGAAGGACCATCCCGAATGGGAGCTCATCAACGACGGCAAGGCGATCCGGCGCACTTTCCAGTTCGCCGACTTTTCGGAAGCCTGGGGCTTCATGAGCCGGGTCGCGCTGATCGCCGAGGCGCAGGACCACCATCCCGAATGGTTCAACGTCTACGCCAAGGTCGAGATCACGCTGACCACCCACGATGCCGACGGCCTGTCGGTGCGCGATGCGACGATGGCCCGCGCGATCGATCGGTTGGTCTAG
- a CDS encoding M17 family metallopeptidase yields MTDARDLIQPDRGQDATPIHLVNKDGFEDFAKTLSAGQRASLAAQKFDGSGYQVGIVPDGDGFFAVGGVANPDSLSSWCMAALAEALPEGTYRLAGERQPGVAMFGWMTGQYRFTRYRAEDKPVGARVLLTTEIARMEALAAEAAAEMKVRDLVNTPAEDMGPAALEAECEALAKAHGAELKVTRGDALEQEYPMVHAVGRAAARHHAPRIMHLMWGKEGDPVLAIVGKGVCFDSGGLDIKPASGMRLMKKDMGGAAHAIALAGLVMAAGLKVRLHLLVPAVENAIAGSAFRPGDVLKSRKGLTVEIHNTDAEGRLILGDALTRASEEEPDLIVDFATLTGAARVALGPDFAAMMSRRDETAEAFLEAGKANDDAPWRLPLPDSYREWLSSDIADLANAHQNAFAGASVAGLFLDRFVGEGIDWVHFDTFAWRPSAKPGRPKGGGAYGLRASWHALKQRYGG; encoded by the coding sequence ATGACCGATGCCAGAGACCTGATCCAGCCCGATCGCGGCCAGGACGCGACCCCGATCCACCTCGTCAACAAGGACGGCTTCGAGGACTTCGCCAAGACCCTCTCCGCCGGCCAGCGGGCGAGCCTCGCCGCGCAGAAATTCGACGGGAGCGGCTATCAGGTCGGGATCGTGCCCGATGGCGATGGCTTCTTCGCGGTCGGCGGGGTCGCGAATCCCGACAGCCTGTCGAGCTGGTGCATGGCAGCCCTCGCCGAGGCGCTGCCAGAGGGGACCTATCGCCTTGCGGGCGAGCGCCAGCCGGGGGTCGCCATGTTCGGCTGGATGACCGGGCAATACCGCTTCACCCGCTACCGCGCGGAGGACAAGCCGGTAGGCGCGCGCGTCCTGCTCACCACCGAGATCGCCCGGATGGAGGCGCTCGCCGCAGAGGCCGCAGCCGAGATGAAGGTCCGCGACCTCGTCAATACGCCGGCCGAGGACATGGGCCCCGCCGCGCTCGAAGCCGAATGCGAGGCGCTGGCGAAGGCGCACGGGGCCGAGCTCAAGGTGACGCGCGGCGATGCGCTCGAACAGGAATATCCCATGGTCCACGCGGTCGGCCGCGCCGCCGCGCGCCACCATGCACCGCGCATCATGCACCTGATGTGGGGCAAAGAGGGCGACCCGGTCCTCGCGATCGTCGGCAAGGGCGTGTGCTTCGACTCGGGCGGGCTCGACATCAAGCCTGCCAGCGGAATGCGGCTGATGAAGAAGGACATGGGCGGCGCGGCGCACGCGATCGCGCTCGCCGGTCTCGTCATGGCAGCGGGGCTCAAAGTGCGGTTGCACCTACTGGTCCCGGCGGTCGAGAATGCGATTGCGGGCTCCGCCTTCCGCCCGGGCGACGTGCTGAAAAGCCGCAAGGGGCTGACGGTGGAGATCCACAACACCGACGCCGAAGGGAGACTGATCCTCGGCGATGCGCTGACCCGTGCGAGCGAGGAGGAGCCCGACCTGATCGTCGATTTCGCCACGCTCACAGGCGCGGCGCGGGTCGCGCTCGGCCCCGATTTCGCCGCGATGATGTCGCGGCGCGACGAAACCGCCGAGGCTTTCCTAGAAGCGGGCAAGGCCAATGACGACGCGCCCTGGCGCCTGCCCCTGCCCGATTCCTACCGCGAATGGCTCTCGAGCGACATTGCCGACCTTGCCAACGCCCACCAGAACGCCTTTGCCGGAGCGAGCGTCGCGGGCCTGTTCCTCGACCGCTTCGTGGGCGAAGGGATCGACTGGGTCCATTTCGACACCTTCGCCTGGCGCCCCTCGGCCAAGCCCGGACGGCCCAAGGGCGGCGGCGCCTACGGCCTGCGCGCGAGCTGGCACGCGCTCAAACAGCGCTACGGCGGGTGA
- the glnA gene encoding type I glutamate--ammonia ligase: protein MASVNDVLKQIKDEEIEWVDLRFTDPKGKWQHLTMAASAMDEDALEDGLMFDGSSIEGWKVINESDMILKPDMEAVYTDPFSATPMLAVFCDIVEPSDGQLYERDPRSTAKRAEAYLKSSGIGDTVFVGPEPEFFMFDDVRFEDGYAGSGFAIDDIELPGNTGKEYEAGNMGHRPRAKGGYFPVAPVDSAVDIRGEMVSTMMEMGLNMDKHHHEVAAAQHELGITFSTLTKTADQVQIYKYVVQQVAHAYGKTATFMPKPIKDDNGSGMHTHMSIWKDGAPTFAGNEYAGLSETCLHFIGGVIKHAKAVNAFTNATTNSYKRLVPGFEAPVLLAYSARNRSASCRIPYGAGEKAKRVEFRFPDALANPYLAFSALLMAGLDGIENKIHPGEAMDKNLYDLPPAELAEVPTVCGSLREALEALEADHEFLLKGGVFSTDQIEAYAELKWEEQLRLETTPSPVEYDMYYSA, encoded by the coding sequence ATGGCAAGCGTGAATGACGTCCTCAAGCAGATCAAGGACGAGGAAATCGAGTGGGTCGACCTGCGCTTCACCGATCCCAAGGGCAAGTGGCAGCACCTCACCATGGCGGCGAGCGCAATGGACGAGGACGCGCTGGAGGACGGGCTGATGTTCGACGGCTCCTCGATCGAGGGTTGGAAGGTCATCAATGAAAGCGACATGATCCTCAAGCCCGATATGGAGGCGGTCTACACCGATCCCTTCTCGGCGACCCCGATGCTTGCGGTGTTCTGCGACATCGTGGAGCCCTCCGACGGCCAGCTCTACGAACGCGACCCGCGCTCGACCGCCAAGCGCGCCGAAGCCTACCTCAAGTCCTCCGGCATCGGCGACACGGTGTTCGTCGGGCCGGAGCCGGAATTCTTCATGTTCGACGACGTGCGCTTCGAGGACGGCTATGCCGGCTCGGGCTTCGCGATCGACGACATCGAACTGCCCGGCAACACGGGCAAGGAATACGAAGCCGGCAACATGGGCCACCGCCCGCGCGCCAAGGGCGGCTATTTCCCGGTCGCGCCCGTTGACAGCGCAGTCGACATCCGCGGCGAGATGGTCTCGACCATGATGGAAATGGGCCTCAACATGGACAAGCACCATCACGAGGTCGCCGCCGCCCAGCACGAACTGGGCATCACCTTCTCGACGCTCACCAAGACCGCCGACCAGGTGCAGATCTACAAATATGTCGTGCAGCAGGTCGCCCATGCCTACGGCAAGACCGCGACCTTCATGCCCAAGCCGATCAAGGACGACAACGGATCGGGAATGCACACCCATATGTCGATCTGGAAGGACGGCGCGCCGACCTTCGCCGGCAACGAGTACGCGGGCCTTTCGGAAACCTGCCTCCACTTCATCGGCGGGGTGATCAAGCACGCCAAGGCGGTGAATGCTTTCACCAACGCGACGACGAACAGCTACAAGCGGCTCGTCCCCGGCTTCGAAGCGCCGGTCCTGCTCGCCTATTCGGCGCGCAACCGCTCGGCCTCCTGCCGCATTCCCTATGGCGCGGGCGAGAAGGCCAAGCGGGTTGAATTCCGCTTCCCCGATGCGCTCGCCAATCCCTATCTCGCCTTCTCGGCGCTGCTGATGGCGGGGCTCGACGGGATCGAGAACAAGATCCACCCGGGCGAGGCGATGGACAAGAACCTCTACGACCTGCCGCCCGCCGAACTGGCCGAAGTGCCGACCGTGTGCGGTTCTCTACGAGAGGCGCTCGAGGCGCTCGAGGCGGACCACGAATTCCTGCTGAAGGGCGGCGTGTTCTCGACCGACCAGATCGAAGCCTATGCCGAGCTCAAGTGGGAAGAGCAGCTGCGGCTGGAAACCACCCCGAGCCCGGTCGAATACGATATGTATTACAGCGCCTGA
- the ccmA gene encoding heme ABC exporter ATP-binding protein CcmA: MEGSVRFAPDIRLTAQGLACRRGERLLFKGLSFELRAGEALHLTGANGTGKTTLIRTLAGLARPYAGEVGAVGALGLLDERPALDPDLPLGRALRFWERVDGGAEREAIHARLGLDRLHEVPVRYLSTGQRKRAALAVLMGRGVPLWLLDEPLSGLDAGAIANVTGLIAEHVAGGGIALVASHQPLAVPGLQSLALEDFAPREEPA; this comes from the coding sequence ATGGAAGGTTCTGTCCGCTTCGCTCCCGATATTCGCCTCACAGCGCAGGGCCTTGCCTGCCGCCGGGGCGAGCGGCTGCTGTTCAAGGGACTGTCCTTCGAACTTCGCGCGGGCGAGGCGCTGCACCTCACGGGCGCGAACGGGACCGGCAAGACGACGCTGATTAGGACGCTCGCGGGGCTCGCGCGGCCTTATGCGGGCGAGGTCGGGGCGGTCGGCGCGCTCGGCCTGCTGGATGAACGCCCCGCGCTCGATCCGGACCTGCCGCTTGGCCGCGCGCTTCGTTTCTGGGAGCGGGTCGACGGCGGCGCGGAGCGGGAGGCGATCCATGCGCGGCTGGGTCTCGACCGGCTGCACGAAGTGCCGGTGCGCTATCTTTCGACCGGGCAGAGGAAGCGCGCCGCGCTCGCCGTGCTGATGGGACGGGGCGTGCCTTTGTGGCTGCTCGACGAGCCGCTTTCGGGGCTGGATGCGGGGGCTATCGCGAACGTCACCGGCCTGATCGCCGAGCACGTCGCGGGCGGCGGCATCGCGCTCGTCGCATCGCACCAGCCGCTCGCGGTGCCGGGCCTCCAAAGCCTCGCGCTCGAGGATTTCGCCCCGCGGGAGGAGCCCGCGTGA
- the map gene encoding type I methionyl aminopeptidase: protein MTEYQPVDSKDTVYRDGTIKLHTEEGFEGMRKAGRLAATILDECAEWVQPGVTTESIDTKIREMMLDAGAVPATLGYRGYTHSSCISINHVICHGIPSEKVLKEGDILNIDVTPLLDGWHGDTSRMFYAGEPSIKAKRLVDVTYECLMLGIEAASKPGARLGDIGAAIEAHARQFRYGVVREFCGHGLGRLFHDAPEVVHAAKAGTGPELKPGMFFTIEPMINLGKPWAKVLGDGWTAVTRDKSLSAQFEHSLAITEDGVEIFTKSPTGRDKPPY from the coding sequence ATGACCGAATACCAGCCCGTCGACAGCAAGGACACCGTCTACCGCGACGGCACGATCAAGCTTCACACCGAGGAAGGCTTCGAGGGGATGCGCAAGGCCGGACGGCTGGCCGCGACCATCCTCGACGAATGCGCCGAGTGGGTGCAGCCGGGCGTGACGACCGAGAGCATCGACACCAAGATCCGCGAGATGATGCTCGATGCGGGCGCGGTTCCCGCGACGCTCGGCTATCGCGGCTACACGCATTCCTCGTGCATCTCGATCAACCACGTGATCTGCCACGGCATCCCGTCTGAGAAGGTGCTCAAGGAAGGCGACATCCTCAACATCGACGTGACGCCGCTCCTGGACGGCTGGCACGGCGACACCAGCCGGATGTTCTACGCGGGCGAGCCGTCGATCAAGGCGAAGCGGCTGGTCGATGTCACCTATGAATGCCTCATGCTGGGGATCGAGGCGGCGTCGAAGCCCGGCGCACGGCTCGGCGACATCGGCGCCGCGATCGAGGCCCATGCGAGGCAGTTCCGCTACGGCGTGGTGCGCGAGTTCTGCGGGCACGGCCTCGGCCGCCTGTTCCACGACGCGCCCGAAGTCGTCCACGCTGCGAAGGCGGGGACGGGGCCGGAACTCAAGCCCGGAATGTTCTTCACGATCGAGCCGATGATCAACCTCGGCAAGCCCTGGGCGAAGGTGCTGGGCGACGGCTGGACCGCGGTGACGCGCGACAAGTCGCTTTCCGCGCAGTTCGAGCATTCCCTCGCGATCACCGAGGACGGGGTGGAGATCTTCACCAAGAGCCCTACGGGAAGAGACAAGCCGCCTTATTGA
- a CDS encoding autotransporter domain-containing protein translates to MKSDFRLPGLLAGSATLALAAAGIAAPAQAQNAPTAPDVMVVPNETTDSEQIVDNEGEFDGVGMLFRADGSVCTGSLINPRTVLFAAHCVNNRAASDYGPNGVPAAWSFNVDALPGFQDWFSNAFASNPDLAVFNVSQIQYDPRSLENPAAGGFIEADIALATLDTPAANIPTWAVLFSPLPDPGEIDPVTGTGYFVDIVGYGGTGTAATGASLGIDFRRRAAENILGGFFSLDDRNAILFGPGPESLSQNLYFTDFDSQDRSPFVDINITRDDARPNEGTTAGGDSGGPLILDAENNTLTDEDLVIGVLSGGSRVFGVPFSSIGTQSFYQPLFLYWQYIAANNPYRYVGTNGGDGAWEDPDHWVTLLDPAYRIIDESGAVVNGLPSTPELALEGTEGDFGAICIEFEGPGDFCTDLATGTTTPTFNAGASATAPDAELSVGVWNNRGQVTLERGGEATESDNRGFVDLGLEDFRSAASQPGGEAIAQEAVAEGGAGGGLPAPTLANGLPGASGFVPDNVDPVVSADPALAVQGRYFDVTLSGSGTTTLSSTVEIDRLIVRDSAGLAIDADGDLTSLINVSQFGGNVAVDGSLASIGDYTLFAGMLSGSGTIESPFVTSIMGAISPGEMGTIDTLTIDGNLVMSSGATLLADIDAAGNSDTLAVTGLANVGGVVGIGQGITGQVNGNGRTYTILTADGGVSGAFSETTISAILSQSFTYTENAVLMQIEAASYASVVDPDDPVQSAYAQLFDQNRSNDNIAEIFALDFADADTIRSTFNGLAPVTEAAVSSLTQQSVNLLQNFNDRRLRTADRSKAGGKIAKVGSPLEATQASFQRFGQPVGAGAMALQGGEGDAEVMDADLPENVALFLAGGIVSGEADPLPGYTGNSDMDGLYVAGGLEFYLGDSTMMGVSGWFSSVEADTALGQRAEADTFAGSLYARHRAEGGLILDGQLTLGSMNLTTDRRVDFLGNPQALSSDDSDTLFSAAVGASYDLQSGIGTLSPGVEARFASVDLSTVEERGGPLGLQVNRETYRSAQARGGLDYETSGDMFQVNATAQMVWEFEEGPQLLSAQFVRGNGPAANFVVDGADRTWGEVGIGATIGDGPVTVGFGFDATIGRSTADTRVWSAEATWRF, encoded by the coding sequence ATGAAATCCGATTTCCGCCTCCCCGGCCTTCTCGCCGGCTCAGCAACACTTGCCCTCGCTGCGGCCGGCATCGCCGCTCCCGCTCAGGCGCAGAACGCGCCGACCGCGCCGGACGTGATGGTGGTCCCGAACGAGACGACCGATTCCGAACAGATCGTCGACAATGAAGGTGAATTCGACGGTGTGGGTATGCTCTTCAGGGCGGACGGTTCGGTCTGCACGGGTTCGCTGATCAATCCGCGCACCGTCCTTTTCGCAGCGCACTGCGTAAACAATCGGGCCGCTTCCGATTACGGCCCGAACGGAGTCCCGGCGGCCTGGTCGTTCAATGTGGATGCCCTGCCCGGCTTCCAGGACTGGTTCAGCAATGCCTTCGCCAGCAATCCCGACCTCGCCGTCTTCAACGTCTCGCAGATTCAGTACGATCCCCGCTCGTTGGAAAATCCGGCGGCAGGCGGCTTCATCGAGGCGGATATCGCCCTTGCCACGCTCGACACGCCGGCCGCCAATATCCCGACGTGGGCCGTGCTGTTCTCCCCCCTGCCCGATCCGGGCGAGATCGATCCGGTCACCGGGACGGGCTATTTCGTCGATATCGTCGGGTATGGCGGGACCGGCACGGCGGCCACGGGGGCCAGCCTCGGGATCGATTTCCGTCGCCGCGCGGCGGAGAACATTCTCGGCGGGTTCTTCTCGCTCGACGATCGCAACGCGATCCTGTTCGGTCCGGGGCCGGAAAGCCTTTCGCAAAACCTCTATTTCACGGATTTCGATTCGCAGGATCGCAGCCCGTTCGTAGACATCAACATCACGCGCGACGATGCGCGACCGAATGAAGGGACGACGGCAGGCGGCGACTCCGGAGGTCCGCTGATCCTCGATGCTGAAAACAACACGCTGACCGACGAGGATCTCGTCATCGGTGTTCTCTCGGGCGGATCACGGGTGTTCGGCGTACCGTTCAGCTCGATCGGCACGCAGAGCTTCTATCAGCCGCTCTTCCTCTACTGGCAGTATATCGCGGCCAACAATCCCTATCGCTATGTCGGGACGAATGGCGGCGACGGGGCTTGGGAGGATCCCGATCACTGGGTCACCCTGCTTGATCCGGCCTACCGCATCATCGACGAAAGCGGCGCTGTCGTGAACGGCCTGCCTTCGACGCCGGAGCTTGCGCTCGAAGGGACCGAAGGCGATTTCGGCGCGATCTGCATCGAGTTCGAAGGACCGGGCGATTTCTGCACCGACCTTGCTACCGGCACGACAACGCCGACTTTCAACGCCGGAGCAAGCGCCACTGCCCCGGATGCCGAGCTCAGCGTCGGGGTCTGGAACAATCGGGGCCAGGTCACGCTCGAGCGCGGCGGCGAAGCGACCGAAAGCGACAATCGCGGTTTCGTCGACCTCGGGCTTGAGGATTTCCGGTCCGCTGCAAGCCAGCCGGGCGGCGAAGCAATCGCCCAGGAGGCTGTGGCCGAGGGCGGGGCCGGCGGCGGCCTGCCTGCCCCCACACTCGCCAACGGCCTTCCGGGCGCGAGCGGCTTCGTTCCGGACAATGTCGATCCCGTCGTCAGTGCCGACCCTGCGCTTGCCGTCCAGGGACGCTATTTCGACGTCACTCTTTCCGGATCGGGCACGACCACGCTTTCGAGCACGGTCGAGATTGACCGCCTTATCGTGCGCGATTCGGCGGGTCTTGCGATCGATGCCGATGGCGACCTGACCTCGCTCATCAACGTCAGCCAGTTCGGGGGCAATGTCGCGGTCGATGGGAGTCTTGCGAGCATCGGGGACTACACGCTTTTTGCCGGTATGCTGTCGGGGTCTGGCACGATCGAATCGCCCTTCGTGACCAGCATCATGGGCGCGATCTCGCCCGGTGAGATGGGGACGATCGACACGCTCACTATCGACGGCAATCTCGTCATGTCGTCGGGCGCGACGCTGCTGGCCGACATCGACGCGGCTGGAAATTCGGATACGCTCGCCGTCACCGGCCTTGCCAATGTCGGCGGTGTCGTCGGCATCGGCCAGGGCATCACCGGCCAGGTCAACGGCAATGGCCGCACCTACACGATCCTGACCGCCGATGGCGGGGTCAGCGGCGCGTTCAGCGAAACCACGATTTCCGCGATCCTGAGCCAGTCCTTCACCTACACCGAGAATGCCGTTCTGATGCAGATCGAAGCGGCAAGCTATGCCAGCGTCGTAGACCCGGATGATCCGGTCCAGTCGGCCTATGCCCAGTTGTTCGACCAGAATCGCTCGAACGACAATATCGCGGAGATTTTCGCGCTCGACTTTGCCGATGCCGACACGATCCGCTCGACCTTCAACGGCCTTGCCCCGGTTACCGAGGCGGCGGTGAGTTCGCTTACCCAGCAATCGGTCAACCTGCTGCAGAACTTCAACGACCGGCGCCTTCGCACCGCCGATCGGTCGAAAGCGGGCGGCAAGATCGCGAAAGTCGGCTCCCCGCTCGAAGCCACCCAGGCAAGCTTCCAGCGTTTCGGCCAGCCGGTCGGCGCGGGGGCGATGGCGCTGCAGGGCGGCGAAGGCGATGCCGAGGTGATGGACGCCGACCTGCCCGAAAACGTGGCGCTCTTCCTTGCCGGGGGCATCGTCTCCGGCGAAGCCGACCCGCTTCCCGGCTACACCGGCAACAGCGACATGGACGGCCTGTATGTCGCGGGCGGCCTCGAATTCTATCTCGGCGATAGCACGATGATGGGTGTTTCGGGGTGGTTCTCGTCGGTCGAGGCGGACACCGCCCTTGGCCAGCGAGCCGAAGCCGATACCTTCGCGGGGTCGCTCTATGCTCGACACCGCGCGGAAGGCGGCCTGATCCTCGACGGTCAGCTGACCCTGGGTTCGATGAACCTGACGACAGACCGCCGGGTCGATTTCCTCGGCAACCCCCAGGCCCTTTCGAGCGATGACAGTGACACGCTGTTCTCCGCTGCGGTGGGCGCATCCTATGATCTGCAAAGCGGGATCGGTACGCTTTCCCCAGGGGTCGAGGCGCGCTTTGCCAGCGTGGATCTGTCCACGGTCGAGGAACGGGGCGGCCCGCTGGGGCTTCAAGTCAACCGCGAAACCTATCGCAGCGCCCAGGCTCGCGGCGGTCTCGATTACGAGACGTCGGGCGATATGTTCCAGGTCAATGCGACCGCGCAGATGGTCTGGGAGTTCGAAGAAGGCCCGCAGCTTCTCTCCGCCCAGTTCGTGCGCGGAAACGGCCCGGCGGCGAACTTCGTAGTCGATGGCGCCGACCGGACGTGGGGCGAAGTCGGCATCGGGGCGACCATCGGCGATGGCCCCGTGACGGTCGGCTTCGGTTTCGACGCGACGATCGGACGCAGCACTGCGGACACCCGGGTCTGGAGCGCAGAGGCGACCTGGCGCTTCTGA
- a CDS encoding SDR family oxidoreductase → MADERRSIFISGGASGIGRAIARHFGERGWFVGIGDINMAGMEDTLGLIPGGFKYAHKLDVRDRAAWDEALNAFRTAAGGRIDVVVNNAGIGTGGPLAELETDEIERCLDINLKGVLFGSQAAYPHLLDTAPGSILVNIASAAGISGGTGMSVYSATKFAVRGITESLDAEWAPEGIKVASICPSFIETPLLDGTGNRRSNEMVRDRVRAAGLEITPVEEVAEAVWNAVHGEDLHYLVGKTARRLNFAKRWFPNKVRKQNRAGAALLGK, encoded by the coding sequence ATGGCGGACGAGCGGCGCAGCATCTTCATCAGCGGCGGGGCATCGGGCATCGGCCGCGCGATCGCGCGCCATTTCGGCGAGCGCGGCTGGTTCGTCGGGATCGGCGACATCAACATGGCCGGGATGGAGGACACGCTCGGCCTCATCCCCGGCGGCTTCAAGTATGCCCACAAGCTCGACGTGCGCGACCGCGCGGCGTGGGACGAGGCGCTGAACGCCTTCCGCACCGCCGCCGGGGGGCGGATCGACGTGGTCGTGAACAATGCGGGGATCGGCACGGGCGGCCCGCTCGCCGAGCTCGAGACCGACGAAATCGAGCGCTGCCTCGACATCAACCTCAAGGGCGTGCTCTTCGGCTCGCAGGCGGCCTATCCGCACCTTCTCGACACCGCGCCCGGATCGATTCTCGTCAACATCGCGAGCGCAGCGGGCATATCTGGCGGCACGGGGATGAGCGTCTATTCGGCGACCAAGTTCGCCGTGCGCGGGATCACCGAAAGCCTCGATGCCGAATGGGCGCCGGAGGGAATCAAGGTCGCCTCGATCTGCCCGAGCTTCATCGAGACGCCGCTGCTCGACGGGACGGGCAACCGCCGCTCGAACGAAATGGTGCGCGACCGGGTCAGGGCCGCCGGGCTCGAGATCACGCCGGTCGAGGAAGTCGCCGAGGCGGTCTGGAACGCGGTCCACGGCGAAGACCTGCACTACCTCGTCGGCAAGACCGCGCGCCGATTGAATTTCGCCAAACGCTGGTTCCCGAACAAGGTCCGCAAGCAGAACCGCGCGGGCGCGGCGCTGCTCGGCAAGTGA